Proteins encoded in a region of the Paenibacillus pedocola genome:
- a CDS encoding response regulator transcription factor yields MERIRVMLVEDDPFWKQNISTDLAEEPDIEVVAVASTKEEAVQAAFRHPLDIILMDINLTGNNLDGLEAMKEILSNLHDQGIKVIMLTSLTEKEIIMKSFQFGALNYITKLSYKDIVRAIREAHDDRSTIHADAARVMRSEIQLMELSPMEREVFELRQEGLSKQQISDKLHKSTNTIKSQLKSIKNKLTYFKSD; encoded by the coding sequence ATGGAGCGTATACGCGTTATGTTAGTGGAGGATGATCCGTTCTGGAAGCAGAATATAAGCACGGATTTGGCAGAGGAGCCCGATATAGAGGTTGTGGCAGTCGCCAGCACCAAAGAGGAGGCAGTTCAAGCGGCGTTTCGGCATCCGCTGGATATCATTTTGATGGACATTAATTTAACCGGCAACAATCTGGATGGCTTGGAAGCTATGAAGGAAATCCTGTCAAATCTGCATGACCAAGGCATCAAAGTAATCATGCTTACCTCGCTGACCGAAAAAGAAATTATCATGAAATCCTTCCAATTTGGAGCGCTCAATTACATTACCAAGCTTAGTTATAAAGATATTGTCCGTGCGATTAGGGAAGCACATGATGACCGGTCAACCATTCATGCGGACGCCGCCCGCGTCATGCGCAGTGAAATTCAGCTGATGGAGCTGTCGCCCATGGAGCGGGAGGTCTTCGAACTGAGACAAGAAGGGCTGAGCAAACAGCAAATCTCCGACAAGCTGCATAAATCAACCAACACGATCAAATCCCAGCTGAAGAGCATCAAGAATAAACTTACTTATTTTAAAAGCGATTGA